The sequence GCTCCGCTCCTGTCTGGAATTTTTCAATGAACTGGAAATCCTGGAGGAACGGCTTGGTTATTATGCCATGCTCCGCAAAGAGGAGGATGTGGCGGACAGTGAGTCCATGGGCCGTTTTTCCCGTTATATGTCTGTGGCTACAAAAAGCGGCGCCGAGGCAAGCTTCCTCAAGCCCGAGATTCAGGCATTGTCAGATGAAACCCTGGATTCTTATATGAACGATCCTGTTCTTGAGGATTTTCGCATCTCCCTGGAGCGGCTGATCCGCTATAAGCCTCATATCCTTTCAGAAAAAGAGGAGACCCTTCTGGCCATGCAGGCTGAGTCTGCAGGTACTGCCAGAAAAGCCTTTTCGGCACTGACCAATGGGGATATGAACTTCGGCAGTATCGAAGTAAAGGGGGAAGAGAGGGAGCTGACCAACTCCAGCTTTGGTGTATTTCTTCTGGAAGCAGACCGGGATGTACGTAAAAAGGCTTTTCATCAGTTTTATGAAGGATTTGAGTCTCATAAAAATACCCTGAGTGAATTGTTGGGCGGCTCGGTTCTCCGTGATATCTATACTTCAAAAGTGAGAGGATTTACTTCTGCCAGAGAAGCCAGTTTATTTCCCGATAATGTGCCCGTAGATGTGTATGATAATCTGGTGGCATCAGTTTCGGCCAATCTTGAACCTCTCCATCGCTACTATGCCCTCAGAAAAAAAGTCCTGGGGCTGGATGAGCTTCATCTATACGATACAAAGGTCTCCCTTATTCAGGATGTGAAGGTAAAACACAGCTATGATGATGCGGTGGAAGTTGTTCTCAAGGCTCTTTCTCCTCTTGGAGAACTATATGGTAAGACATTAGGTGACGGGCTGAAGGGTGGCTGGGTCGACCGTTATGAGAATAAGGGAAAACGCTCCGGTGCCTTTTCTGCAGGCTCCTATAAGGGTGATCCCTACATCCTTCTGAATTTTAAGGAAGATGATATCCGGGATGTCTTCACCCTCGCCCATGAGGGCGGTCATTCCATGCACTCCTGGTACTCCGTACGGAATAATCCATTTCAAAATTATAATTACACGATTTTTGAAGCCGAAGTGGCCTCTACATTTAACGAGCAGCTTCTGGGGCGCTACCTGATGGATCACTCCACATCCAGGGAGATGACCCTCTATCTGCTTGGACGGCAGATTGATGATGCACTTGCGACTATCTACAGACAGACCATGTTTGCAGAGTATGAGCATCTTTGTCATAAGAACGTTGAAGCCGGTGAACCCCTTACAGTTGATTCACTAAGGTCTGAATACAGGAAGCTTCTGGAAAAATATTTCGGTCCTCATGTGGTTCTTGATGAAGTGTCCGACCTGGAAGGGCTGCGTATTCCCCATTTTTATTCGGCCTTTTATGTCTATAAATATGCTACAGGTCTTTCTGCCGCCATGGCTCTTTCCGAGAGAGTTCTTGAGGGAGGAGATGCTGAGAGAGAAGACTATATGAACTTCCTTAAATCAGGAGGCAGCCGTTTTCCTCTGGATTCTCTGGCTGCAGCCGGTGTGGATATGAGCAGGCCCGATGCCGTCAACAAGGCCCTTGCCCGTTTTGCCTCACTGGTGGATCAGCTGGAAAAAGAACTCCTTGGCTGATCACGATTCCTGAACCCGAGGGCTGGGGTTCAGTGGTAGCTTTCTACTGCATTCCAGTCCATTTTCTGTCCGATGACTCCTGCAAGGTCTTCCATGTCTTTATCGCTATGATAGAGCATGGGGGCATTGCTCACCTCCAGCTGTCTGTTCTTTTCGCTTATTCTGACGGCCAAATGATGAGTGCTCTCAAGATCCTTTGAGAACTGATCATTTCCATCTGAGAGATGAATCTTTCCATTGCAGAGACAGAAGTAGGATGTGTCGGCATCTTCCCGTTTCACATAGAAGCTTGTTCCACGGATTCCCGCCACTACAGTCCCTGATTTTATTGTAAATACATCATCCATTGTCTGAATGAGACTGCTGAGATTGCGGAGTACAGCCGCTGCAGCGCCTCTGTCCAGTGATACTGTAGAATTGCTGAAGGATATACGGATAATTGAGTCTTCGAATACTCTGATGATATTACTGTCCAGAAACTGTATTTCACAGTAGCCGTCAGCACCTGTCTGGATTACCGATTCATCGGATACTGGATCACCGATTTTTGTACTTTTTCCAGCAAGGGTGACATCTCCTTCCATATTTACGATCTCTCCCTTGATATCGGGGGCACTCTTTTCTGTCTGCTTTGTGCATGACAGCAGTAATAGGAAGGGGATGAGTATAAGCAAAAGTTTAGGTTTCATGGTTTTCTCCTGATTTAAACAACCGGGTGTATGGTTTACCCCCTCTTTTCAGGTTAAATGAATTGAACATTAAATTCCAATCTGTTAATATCATTTTACTATGCTTGATTTTAAATATATTAAAGACAACCTGGATGCAGTCCGGGAAAATATCAAAAACAGAAATGTTACAGCCACAGCTGAAAAAGTTGTAGAATTGTATGATCTGCGCAACGGCGTTATACAGGAACTGGAAGATCTCCGCCGCCGGAGAAATGAAAACGCTTCAAAAATGAAGGGTAAACTCGAGGCTGAAGTACGTCAGGGACTCATTGATGAGGGAAAGAGCCTGAAAGAGCAGATTTCTCAGGTTGAAACCCGTCTTGAAGTTCTTCTTAAAGAGCTGAAGGCTGCTGCTGTCCTCATCCCCAATATGGCTCATCCCGATGCACCTGTTGGAAAAGAAGACAAGGATAACCTTGAAATTCACAGGAGTGCTCCTCCTACGGAATTTTCTTTCAAAGCCAAAGACCATGTTGAGCTTGCGGAGGCCATGGACCTGGTTGATTTTGAAACAGCCGCCCGTGTTTCGGGTTCCAAGTTTTACTACTTGAAAAATGAAGCGGTTATTCTGGAACTTGCTCTGACCCGTTATGCACTGGATATTCTTCAGAAGCACGGTTTTATAATTACCATTACTCCGGATATCGCCAGGGAGGAAATTGCCGAAGGTATCGGCTTTAATCCCCGTGGTGAAGAATCCAATATCTATAATCTCGAAGGAACAGGAACCTGTCTTGTAGGAACCGCGGAGATCACTCTTGGCGGATATCATGCAGGACAGATCGTAGATGTCTCGGATGGTCCCATTCTTATGGCCGGGGTTTCCCACTGTTTCCGCCGTGAGGCCGGCTCCGCAGGACAGTACTCCAAAGGGCTGTACCGGGTACATCAGTTTACCAAGATTGAAATGTTCGCCTACTGTAAAACAGAAGAATCCGATGAGCTCCTGATGAAACTCCGTTCCATCGAGGAAGAGATTTTCGGCGGTCTGGAAATTCCATTCCGGGTGGTTGATACCTGTACAGGAGACCTTGGTGGACCTGCATACAGAAAATATGACCTTGAAGCCTGGATGCCGGGACGTGGTGATGAGGGAGACTGGGGTGAAGTTACAAGTACTTCCAACTGTACCGACTATCAGTCACGCCGTCTGGGAATCCGCTACAAGGATGATGAAGGCAAGAATCGTTATGTTCATACCCTGAACGGAACGGCTATTGCCATTTCCAGGGGAATCATTGCTCTTTTAGAGAATTTTCAACAGGAAGACGGTTCTATCCGGATACCCGAGAAATTGATTCCATATACAGGTTTTTCTGAGATCAGACGGCCAAAATAATGTCCTGCTCTGACTCATAGAGATTAAGGACTATGAAGCAAAGTAAACGGATTGTTTCTAAAACTATTATATTTCTCATGATCTTTATGATTCTGACGGCTCTTCACGGGGCCGTTTTGGCGTATCTGTATCATAATCAGTACAATGGGGATCTGGCTTTAATTCTGAAGTCCCAGGAGAATATGATAGAGTTTGAGCAGGCCCGGATCAGAACTGAACTGCGGGATGTCTCTCAGGATCTCTTTTTTCTGGAAGGCATTGTAGAGGATCATTTTACAGAAAGATCAGTTTCTGAGGTCTCATTTCATGAAGGTTCCGCTTTTTACGGGTTTTTAAGTCTTCTCGGTGATCTTACTCAACGTTATGAGAATATCCAGATCGTATCTCCTGATGGGGATGAATTATTCAGAAAGTATTATGATAAGGACGGACAGTTCCAGGTTGTCCCGGCGGATGAACTGAGGAAGGGTATTCAAGGATACTATTTCCAGACATTGAAGAATAATGCCTATTCGCTGTACTTCTCCGAATTGAAGCTGGCCGAAGAGAATGGTGTTGTTACAGAACCTCATACCCCTGTTATCAGGTTTGGCAGGGCTATTACAGAGAGGAACGGTGAAATTATTGCCTATCTTCTTCTTGATTACAGAGGATCTCTGATTCTGGATCGTCTTGGTGAATATGAAATACTACCCGAAGAGTCTTTCAATACCTATTTGATTAATAATGAAGGGTTCTTTCTCAGTTCTCCTGACAGCAGGCCGACCTTTGCCTTTCAGTTTCCCGAATTGAAAAACAAGACTATTTCAAAAGAGCTGCCCGAATTATGGCTTCATCTTAAGATGAATGACAGTGGTACATATACTTATAAAGAGAATCTTTATGTGCATCGCAGGATTGAGCTGGAGAGGATTATCCCGGAAGAGAGAGGGGAATTTCTGACAGAAAAGAGTCTGAATCAACGCTCCTACTATCTTGTATATGAGACTCCTGGGCCGGTTTTGAAATCACTTTCCCATCATATTATAAAATCTCTGTTTATCCCGTTTCTGGTTACACAGCTGATAATTCTGTTTCTTTCAATTCTTGTTACCAAATGGACCAACAGACTTCAGAGATATCAGCAGAAACTGCTTCATTTTTCCAGTATGGATGAAATGACCGGCTGTATGAACAGAAGAACCGGAAGAAAAATCCTGGAAAATTATCTGTCCCTCAGCCGTCGGCGCAACTCCATACTGACAGTAGTTTATCTGGATTTAAATAAGTTAAAAACTGTAAATGATGAATTAGGCCATAGAGAGGGTGATCATTATATTCTCACCATGGTTGATCTGATCAAAGAACAGCTTCGAAATACTGATTTCTTTATACGTATGGGTGGAGATGAATTTCTGCTGATTCTCCCCGACTGCAGCAGAGATCAGGCTCAATGCATTCGAAAAAGGGTTCTTGTTAAGGAATATAAACTGAATAAAGCCGGAATTTATCCCTATACCCTTGGTATGAGCTGGGGAATCCTGGAAGTGGCAGCTGAGCGGAATATCACTGTTCCGCAAATACTCTCTGAAGCTGATCAATTGATGTATGCAGAGAAGTCAAACTATCCTCAGGTCAATGATGCCCTTATTAAAGAAGTAGAAGAATATCTCTCCTTTGATTCTGTGGAGATTAACTGAAATTGAATATCATTGCAGAAATCGGTACTGCTCATGGAGGCTCTCTAAGCAGGGCCGAAGAGCTTATCAGGGCGGCAGCATCCAGCGGAGCCGATACAGCAAAGTTTCAGATCGTGTTTGCCAGAGAGATACTCCATCCGGAAACCGGTACTGTTCCCCTGCCCGGGGGAGATACTCCTCTTTATGAAGTCTTTGAATCCCTGGAAAAGGATCTCTCCTTCTATGCCTCTTTGAAAGAGATGTGTCAGGCCGAGGGTTTGAGGTTCCTTGCCAGCCCCTTTGGCATGGAGAGCGCCGCTCTATTAAAGAGCCTGAATCCGGAGACCGTGAAAATTGCCTCACCTGAAGTTAATTATACTGCCCTTCTAAGGGAGGTCGCCTCCTGGAATATTCCGGTAATTCTCTCTTCGGGAGTCAGCAGAATGGAAGATCTGAAAGAAGCCGTTGATATTCTGGGACGGAAAAATCTTACCCTGCTGCACTGCGTAACATCCTATCCGGCACCGGAAGAGGATTACAATCTGTCGGTTCTTCCTCTTCTGCAGAGAGAACTTGCCGTTCCTGTCGGGATTTCAGACCATTCCATGAATCCATCACTAGTCCCATCGGTGGCCATGCTTTATGGTGCGGTGACCATTGAAAAACACTTCACCCTTTCCCGGAATGAGGACGGACTGGACGATCCGATTGCCCTGGAACCCGAAGATTATTATCTTATGTGTTCCAGAGTAAGAGAGTTGGAATCTCTGGATATGGTGCAGCGGCAGAAATGTCTGAAAAGCTGGTTTTCAGCAGACGAGATAAAGGCGGTGCAGGGGCATGGTCAGAAGATCCTTGCTCCTTCGGAAAAGATGAGTTACGGGAGAACAAACCGCAGCATACATGCGAGTTTCACCCTCGAAAGGGGCACTGTTTTAAACCCTGAAAACTGCTGTATAGTGCGCACAGAAAAAAAACTGACCCCAGGTATGCATCCCCGTTTTTTTGATGAAATTATGGGACGCCGGGTAAATAGAACAATCCCCTCGGGAGAGGGAATATCAGAAGATGATTTAAGTCTCAAGCTATGAACTTAGCTGGGATTAATTAGGAGCACCAATGTCAATAATTATAGACCCTGTCAGCACATTTCCTATGGCTGATCCTGAAATAAAGCCTTTTGCAGAAAAGATTATAAGTCCTGAGGATGTTCAAAAGGCTCTTGAGCCTATGATTCTCTCGGCTTCCGGCTGGAGAAAGGTTTTTGCTCCTGATGGAGATGAGGAGAGCAGGGAAGAATATCTTAACCCCGCAGACAGTCTGCTGGCAGCGGCCATGGCGGAAGCCTATATGGACT comes from Oceanispirochaeta sp. M1 and encodes:
- the pepF gene encoding oligoendopeptidase F; this encodes MSGMAIKERKNVPAGDKWKLDSLFSGPEAWEEGLKQLEVLIPKITSYKGTLGDSAPQLRSCLEFFNELEILEERLGYYAMLRKEEDVADSESMGRFSRYMSVATKSGAEASFLKPEIQALSDETLDSYMNDPVLEDFRISLERLIRYKPHILSEKEETLLAMQAESAGTARKAFSALTNGDMNFGSIEVKGEERELTNSSFGVFLLEADRDVRKKAFHQFYEGFESHKNTLSELLGGSVLRDIYTSKVRGFTSAREASLFPDNVPVDVYDNLVASVSANLEPLHRYYALRKKVLGLDELHLYDTKVSLIQDVKVKHSYDDAVEVVLKALSPLGELYGKTLGDGLKGGWVDRYENKGKRSGAFSAGSYKGDPYILLNFKEDDIRDVFTLAHEGGHSMHSWYSVRNNPFQNYNYTIFEAEVASTFNEQLLGRYLMDHSTSREMTLYLLGRQIDDALATIYRQTMFAEYEHLCHKNVEAGEPLTVDSLRSEYRKLLEKYFGPHVVLDEVSDLEGLRIPHFYSAFYVYKYATGLSAAMALSERVLEGGDAEREDYMNFLKSGGSRFPLDSLAAAGVDMSRPDAVNKALARFASLVDQLEKELLG
- the serS gene encoding serine--tRNA ligase; amino-acid sequence: MLDFKYIKDNLDAVRENIKNRNVTATAEKVVELYDLRNGVIQELEDLRRRRNENASKMKGKLEAEVRQGLIDEGKSLKEQISQVETRLEVLLKELKAAAVLIPNMAHPDAPVGKEDKDNLEIHRSAPPTEFSFKAKDHVELAEAMDLVDFETAARVSGSKFYYLKNEAVILELALTRYALDILQKHGFIITITPDIAREEIAEGIGFNPRGEESNIYNLEGTGTCLVGTAEITLGGYHAGQIVDVSDGPILMAGVSHCFRREAGSAGQYSKGLYRVHQFTKIEMFAYCKTEESDELLMKLRSIEEEIFGGLEIPFRVVDTCTGDLGGPAYRKYDLEAWMPGRGDEGDWGEVTSTSNCTDYQSRRLGIRYKDDEGKNRYVHTLNGTAIAISRGIIALLENFQQEDGSIRIPEKLIPYTGFSEIRRPK
- a CDS encoding FecR domain-containing protein, producing the protein MKPKLLLILIPFLLLLSCTKQTEKSAPDIKGEIVNMEGDVTLAGKSTKIGDPVSDESVIQTGADGYCEIQFLDSNIIRVFEDSIIRISFSNSTVSLDRGAAAAVLRNLSSLIQTMDDVFTIKSGTVVAGIRGTSFYVKREDADTSYFCLCNGKIHLSDGNDQFSKDLESTHHLAVRISEKNRQLEVSNAPMLYHSDKDMEDLAGVIGQKMDWNAVESYH
- a CDS encoding N-acetylneuraminate synthase family protein, producing MNIIAEIGTAHGGSLSRAEELIRAAASSGADTAKFQIVFAREILHPETGTVPLPGGDTPLYEVFESLEKDLSFYASLKEMCQAEGLRFLASPFGMESAALLKSLNPETVKIASPEVNYTALLREVASWNIPVILSSGVSRMEDLKEAVDILGRKNLTLLHCVTSYPAPEEDYNLSVLPLLQRELAVPVGISDHSMNPSLVPSVAMLYGAVTIEKHFTLSRNEDGLDDPIALEPEDYYLMCSRVRELESLDMVQRQKCLKSWFSADEIKAVQGHGQKILAPSEKMSYGRTNRSIHASFTLERGTVLNPENCCIVRTEKKLTPGMHPRFFDEIMGRRVNRTIPSGEGISEDDLSLKL
- a CDS encoding diguanylate cyclase domain-containing protein, whose product is MKQSKRIVSKTIIFLMIFMILTALHGAVLAYLYHNQYNGDLALILKSQENMIEFEQARIRTELRDVSQDLFFLEGIVEDHFTERSVSEVSFHEGSAFYGFLSLLGDLTQRYENIQIVSPDGDELFRKYYDKDGQFQVVPADELRKGIQGYYFQTLKNNAYSLYFSELKLAEENGVVTEPHTPVIRFGRAITERNGEIIAYLLLDYRGSLILDRLGEYEILPEESFNTYLINNEGFFLSSPDSRPTFAFQFPELKNKTISKELPELWLHLKMNDSGTYTYKENLYVHRRIELERIIPEERGEFLTEKSLNQRSYYLVYETPGPVLKSLSHHIIKSLFIPFLVTQLIILFLSILVTKWTNRLQRYQQKLLHFSSMDEMTGCMNRRTGRKILENYLSLSRRRNSILTVVYLDLNKLKTVNDELGHREGDHYILTMVDLIKEQLRNTDFFIRMGGDEFLLILPDCSRDQAQCIRKRVLVKEYKLNKAGIYPYTLGMSWGILEVAAERNITVPQILSEADQLMYAEKSNYPQVNDALIKEVEEYLSFDSVEIN